The segment tataaatatttcgataaattaaaaatcaatgattttttttaatacaaatctCCATTTGTGTCCACCATATGACGAAGGAGTTTCTTCTTATCTTCCTTTCGACTCTCCTTCTGCATCTCTTCTTGCAAGGCTTTGGGATCGAAGCAGGGCTGTatggagaagagaaaaaagaattttaatcaacAAAATAGCATAAAACTATCAACTTTCGAATttgccattttgcaacaaaacgCTTTCAAACTGCACTTACCGTATCACAAACATTCATATTACAGCAATTTTCAATTGTAATCTCACACTGCTGCTCAGCACCGGATGGTCGACATGTGAGAGGTGTGAGATTCTTTCGCACCACGTAtgtcttctttatttttggcCTCATGGGTTTCTGGAAGCGCCACATGAAGAAGCAAATAACATTGAGGAGGAACAGAACTGTTAAGATGACGGAAACCAAGATAAACCAAATTATCTTAATCTTTTTGTCATCTTCCAGCTCCCCTTCATGATGTTCCGGGAATTGAGAAAGGTTTTGGGTACTGTTGTCTGAGCAACtgcaaagaaatttaatttttttcgtttatacTCGTTTACACCAAAGTTCAGCAATAATAATGAAATATAGAAGAATCTGTGATTCGGTCAAGATTAATTGAGAAGATTATATTAAGTAATGAATTTAGGCTCTTaagtgtaaaataaaaagcttcaTAAACTTACTCTCCGCAAACTTGGGGCATATTCCATGGTAAATCTGGATAAACGAATCCACTTTCACAGAAATTCCTACAGATCTCCTCGCCGGACTTCATTACTTCACAGTGCCTTCCGCTGTAGAGGCTAGAGCACTGGCACACAGGTACTGAATTTTCAAGAGTACACCGTCCACCATTGAGACAGAATCCCGTACAAACATCCCTCTCGCATCGATCTCCACCGAAGCCAGGATCGCACTTGCACTCAGCATAGCCCGTTTCGGAGAGAAAACACTTCCCGTGTACGCAGTAGTTGTAGCACAGGGGAACCTCGCAGTAGACTCCGGTGAAGCCATTCTGGCACATACATCGCCCCGATACTGCATTTGGGATTCCCTGATTGAGGCAGTGATGCTCCATTGGAGATCGAGTTACTTGactttttgaaagattttccgtTGTGGTATTTTGGGTATTATTTTCTACCGAAACATTTTGTGGATTCAATCTCTGACGGATTTCTTTAATAACCTTCCTACACAGTGGGTTATTCATGTGATTCTGCAGGAAGTCCGTCTTGAGAATTATGCCACGGGGTGTTGAGGTAAAGTTCGCAAGAACTTTCGTAGCTTTGTCAGCACCATATGCCGTCTTGGGCACCTTCCAGACGGATTCCTGGTAGAATTCCGTCCAGTAGATGTTGTCACGATCAACGACTAAATTAACGGGACTATTGTAGAGACTTGTCACAAGAGCTTCCCGATGGCTTCCTGTGAGTGAGGCACTTTCAACGGAATAGTGATTCCCAGCCTTATTATCGAGCCAGAACATTTTATCTGTGAAGTAATCAATGGCAATACCCATGGGCATGTGAACGTCCGTAATGAGGACTTCACGCTTCTCTCCCGTCAATGATGCCCGCTCAATTGATCCATTCATGTAATTTGAGTTAGTCCAATACAACTTCCTTCGACACACATCCACTGCAATTCCTCGTGGGATCTCCTCCGTGAATTGCATGAAGACACTCGGTGTGCTAATGCTACCATCTTCTGCGTATGTTGCCCGATAGATGCGATGATTTTTGGCGTCTGTCCAGTAGAGAGCCCTATCGAGGGGATCATATGCAATGCCCTGTATGTGCTCATCTTGCACCTTTTGCACCAACTTCCTAACAATATGATTCTCATCGCCATCCGACAGCTTCAGCAGGAAAATACTTCCTTTATCTTGCTCTTgatcattaaagaaaatattatccTCAGTCTCATCGTACACAATTGCTGAGAGACCTCCAAATTGCTGAGCAGCCGTTGTCAGTTCAACCCAATTTCTAtcgtagaaaattattttgttctttgtaGTTACAGCAAattctgcaagaaaaaaataaatttttattttataaaagttatagaaacataaataatttagaaattgaTTATTTGGAAAggtttaaaagtaaaattatctTAGTGTTGAACTGTTTGTAACTACATATTGAATAATATGGTCGAGTTTGTATTTATTAATATCCTCGGGTGACCATTAACTTCTCGGCTCTTATGTTACTAATTTGAGCACATTGTCTCCCAAATAATTCCTCTTCCCAAGTCCTTGCGTAATTGCCTCACAAGTTCTTGTCACGCgacttttttatttgataaaatacacctcattgtaagaaaattttctgatgGCCTTATGATGAAATTTGTCTCAAAAATTCCTCTCCAAAATGAGAAAGTGGCCATtagacaaatattttatctatataaACATAATTACGCACTTGAAAGTGAATGAtatataaattacattttgtcgTGATGTGATATCTTAATTATTCTACCATGTCATCCTGCTAAGCTGTTAGATACATAAATTTATGGTTTATTTACTGACTCTTAGAAGCAACATTCTGCACAATTGTTCATACTGAacgtataagaaaaaaagtttccatGCAAcgtaatatataatttttgaaaaaaaaaacctctctCGTATCACATAAtcttgaacaaaaaaatgaggtGGAAGTGTTACTTGCGCATGATTTTGAGACACGCAGAATAAAACTGGAAATTGTGGGGAATtcgaaagagaaaaaaattcctgacCTAAAGCGCAATTGGGAATCCCTCAATAGcctcaatatttatttgttttgaaagttttatcgATGACCTTATCAATGCCTGTTACTCTTTTTTAGTAGTTTGATAGTaaatagttttaattaaaatatggtTTAGCATAGACCACATAGGAATTTCTAACATTAATCTGAGATAGTTTGAACTGAGATAGGacaatttacatttattttaatctttattttttcataaatcaacttttttattgttcGAAGAAGCAACATATAGCTTTGAAAATCctgcataaaataattttaaaaagttgttTTCACTTCTCTTGTGGCATTGCTTTCCGTCCGGTCTCACCTATATACCTATTCTGCGTTTATTGTTGCCATGTGCGCGAAAACTCAACTGTTGTGGCAAATTCTTGAATAgtaaaaaggagaaaaaatcgaattgagaaataaatatgaaaaattttttgaagaattcatTTGACGCACAAGGAGTTCAAAAACAACAAACCGgaactgaaaattaatatttttgccgCTTGATCGCATATTTATAATCAAGACAcgaatatgtttttttttttcaattctttttatcgatagaacttttatttttgacaCCTCAAGGTGACCTAATATATAAATACAGGTGATTTAGAAGAGAGATAATCTTTCCCGATAATTTCCCTTTTGCATCTACCTCTAAAGCGGAACAGATAGCGGAAGATCTCTCACGGAGGAAGTGTCGATATTATGTTGTAAGTAATAATATGATTTTTCAGTATGATTTGTCACAAGGTTGTGAAAGGAATTCAAAGAAAGTGTCGGAAATTATTCCaaggatttttaaattgaagcaTTACCTTTCGATTTTATatgttcattaaaataaattgaatttatatggTTCTCTTCTGGGAGGAAGTCTCTCTCAGCaagatcataaaaatttaattttgattcgGAAGTTGCTTCAGAATGTGAGCAAAAAAGTTGAAACGCAAATCTAtgcacaattttaatttatatgtcTTCTATTATTTTGTTAACTGATAGAGTTCCACGAGTCGTGTAAGACAATCCCTCTGACGTGCAACACTCCTCATGCGGAGGCGTTTTGAGCCATCTTCagcaaaatatattatgtaccCTTTCGCCGACGTTTGCGAAATGGTTCAGCAGAGAAGCCACCGTGTTAGTCACGTAGGCCATACCTTCCAATGTGAGAAATCCCAAATCAACCACCTATAGTAAGTGTTTGTATAGTGGGCAATGAAGAAGGCACCACCTaacagcaaaaaataaataaaatcacttaaaaatcacataaaagcATTGGCCCCAACTTAAAGTTTGCCTTCACgtttcatacatatatagattaCAATCTTGCCGTGAAAGTTGCGTGCGCTCTTTTAACCGCTAATGCCGCAAAATACTCCACATACGAGAACTGATATGGcatgaaatgtatttttttcaggTGCCTTCAGGtgtaagataaaaaaaaatcgcaaataaTGATTACACTTCCCGAACGCTCCTCTCACCATTAGTCATcaaaattgggaatttttcatttattccaTGGCGCCTATAAAGGAATTTCCTCATCTGTGAAATTCCCTCAATTTTTACGATTGCACCagacaaaattaattcaagaaaaacttaattgGTTTTTCACGCGAAACCCCAGACAGTACAAAAGAGGTATTTCCAATTACTTTTAGTAAAAGAGATTAGTGCTTTGCACTGATGTTTTGTACATGAATTTTATGtcgaaattttttaatcattaaaaaagataattccaaaaatcaaccaaaatgtttgcattttaattgaattgtgaCCTTGAAAAATATGTCTCATCAATTGGGTTGTTTTTTATTTGCCATACTTTGGAATCATGTTCATCATGTACTTGCaatattgtgtaaaaatttgcaCATGAattcaagacaaaaaaatgtttatttttccatgagattgtgcattttttttccttttcttcttaatttatgTCTCAATCGCAGTTTTTTGCAGCATCAAAAGCGATTTCACTATCTCACGCTTTTCGCGccaaaatttcttcttatgCTGAAGTTAAACAGCCAAAGCCACCAAGTTGTTGCAAGACGTTTTTCAGTTAAatatttgctaatttattgtttttgtaGGTGGAGAATTGTGATGTAAGTAAATATCAACTTGTTAAGGATTTAGTTGcggtttaaaaagaaataaaagaaaagtgtaTAAGGGATAATCTAATATTTAAGGAAATGCGAGGATATttatgagcattttttttaaagtaattttagaaccaaaaaaatgttttcattccTAATTAAATAGTTAAATGTTGATTTGAATTCAGTAGGTATTTATATGTTTATTTGAGGCTTGAGGAAGGCTCGGTTGAGGATTGAAAGCTTTGATGAATAAAGCGTAACTTTATTGGATAAAACATTCTCTCCCTGGCCATGACCggaaaatcgagaaaattaCTAATCCCTATTAAGTATTATTGGGGGatgaaataaacattaaaatattagcaaaaagattattattttttccatttttactACTTTACAAGCTGTTTGCTAagatattattttgaattaattatgtaaaaaaaataaaatctcataaTTATTTCGATAATacctttattaaataattgctaaaaataagtaaacctcctaattaaatgattttgcaGTTATGAATCCTTCCTAATATACCTTCCCAACTCAAGAAAATATAACtctaaattactttaattttaattctttgattAAAATGCTACTGAAAATAAACTGATTTGCCGGGTAAATCCGAGAATTGCATTAACGTCGATAAACTGCTGATGTTTACTTTATTATGGAAGTGTGGTGGTGCCCAcgtttgtaatttatttataatttatgcaTAAGCAAATCAAATTCCATATTAccgaagaaaattatataatccCAATGAGGGAGTCGTGCGTAAAATGCGGAATGGCCATCACCTTGATATTGgagaaattgtctttttttgcgtgagaaaaatcacaaactttTCCACACCACTGTTTACAAATTCATTTCTATCCTTATCGCATTTTAGCCGCGCGATAACAggatatatataatatatttttggtgGGCAAAAAAGGCGCAAAAGTCTGTGTAAATTGGGGAGCTTTTACTTCTCGATTTCGCACTGCGTacatataaaagtattttgtgaGTTAGTAACGGACAGTCTGACCTTTCAATTGAGAGAGAAGAGTTCaattgatttgcaaaaaaaatgcgaagaaACTAAAATTGATTTGGAAATTCGATAAAGTCGGTCAGAGGAATTGCGCTCGCATGGAAAGCATGCTGCTGAGAACCAAATATATTTGGCATACGTGACTCGAGCTCTCTTCCTAATGGCGAGCATATATGCTTTTTATGCTCTGATATCAATTTGCAATATGTCAATTTGTGCATTACCACACTTAATTCACTCTTTTAGGACACTCTTCACTCATGGGGGATGTTATGTaagtgaaaaatcacaaaaagtaCCGCagatttggaaaattatgggAAATTTGGCCAAAATACGATGAGCACATTTTCATGTCTCCTCCATAAACGGACTATGGGTACGACTTAACCTCTTGAGGTGAGGAAAATtgcgaagaaaaaatccacatttggatgatttttatttctcatggCGCAGAAAAggtatttttaaaactaaggaaaaaataaattggtcTCATCTTACCCCATGACGATGATTCTGATGATATAATATTGCTAAAGAAGGAGATGTATAAAATGcaagttaataaaattttagtgaaaattctcattgtcACTCCGTAAACTTCTCGCGAATGATATCGATGTTACACAACACTGCACGGTGGTCTCTTATCTATGTGATTACTCTAAAAGTTATGAAAAAATTGCGAGAGTCGATCTGAACAGCATGATATCAAAATACCGACTGCACAATTCCTCCGCCTTACCTACTCAACTGAGCCCGCTAAAACGTACCATCGGTGCTCATTTACTACAATATTGCTGTCCTCTACACTTCTACAAACATATTTGACCTTTCACGATAAGTCCCCTTCTCCTAACAtatctttatgtttttttttcatttctaataaaaatcaagaataaattgaaatagaatatttttgcattatttagttctttttttgaacaagcattgctaaaaaaatatttttctttgaagcaTGCCTGGGATTTGAACCTACAGaactataaaatattaaagtatCTATCGCTCTTAAAccattttaaatctttaataacATGAATTTTTGTATGTTAGTGTTAACctgaataaagttttaaaatcgATTACAAATAGTCGGATTTAGACAATTTAGCCCAtctgtacaattttttttaaataataattttactcACCAAATAAAACATCAAATGGGAAATTACTTGAAATCCTCAATATAAACTgccaacattttttcttgttcgAGAAAATTCACACTCGTAATGAAAATTCACCTTTTTTATGAGGAAAGCCTTACTTTGCCTTCGTCCACTTCactaaatttttccaccaaaaatgcgtaattttttccacatttccTTTAATCATCCAAAGGGGCACGCCAAAATTCAAACtaattattaattagtttCCGAAATaacgcgaaaaactgaaaagtaaataagaaaaaccaaaatatcttttaatttcttgccTGTTATTTATTTGTGACGAGAATTctacattttctcattgaaaatctCAGAAAGTGCGCATGGAATTCGTaaataaatgtgaataaaataacttACGGGGAACTTTGTGGTTGTATTCTGGCACCtatatgaatgaatgaaaaacacGTGCTCGAAAGTAACCGTGTGtgtgtaaaatatataattcctaaaaaatttaaaaaaaaagattgttaaaaaatatttagaaatcaaaaatatttttaaaaaattctttgagaatattctaaaaaaatacatttttgttgcataaaatagaatttagaataaaatcagTAAATCCATTAATCATTCTAAATTAATAAGTGTATAATCAATGACCTCTTTTATCATTCCTCGTTGATGTTTTCCTTATTTCactgcttttctttttattatgttaATTACGTTTACATACAACAGCAGAATTTAATCtgaaaagaagttttcaaaaaaaaaattaaatcaagtaaattaaatgaaaatcatcaaataaaaccaataaaattgctgtgaatatatttattgaactattaaattctcttaaatattttacttttggcttcaaactcttttcttttttttcttatacatatAAACATTCTCTACAAAaggataaattctttttctactttatgtacacaattttttttcgccattAATACATAGTGTCTTTCTCACAGTGAgcgttttgaaaaaaaaaaaaaatattacagtttatttaaaataaatcgataACACaagtttgattaaaaatagttCTCGAGATGTTTCGGGGCCGCGATAgagtcaaaataaaaaatatattattgtaAATCTGACTGAAACTTAAGGCACATAAAGAATctcttaaaaagttttatttcaattgtaGGATAATCTTATTAGTTGTTTTTTTGGCTATTGCAGCTCGAAATATAAATTCAGgtttacctttttttctttcacaaaatgcaACCATATTCCTgcgtaaaataaaataaattctccgtGAATTTCCTATAGAAAAGATTTACAACGTCTTACATTGATTGACAAAGAGTATTGAAAGTTATTTACGCAATCTAGGATTACAAAATACATTCGctatatgactttttttttggttgaatgCCCTCTATATATAAAAACACTTTGATTCTGGATCCATTCTAAAGTAATAGGTAGGTAGTCATTTTTTTCGTGTTGTTAAATTGATGAATCCTTTCAAAACACCTCTTACACACCTTTCACACCAATTCGTTTGGTGGCATTGTTCACTGGCTCATTTTGTTGCATTGCACTCATTAGTTGTTGCCTGTTATACttgaaataaaacatataCAAAATAGCATGttagttagtttttttttcgttgtagAATAAAAGATCTAAACGGGAACAAATTAATGCTTCAAATTGAACCTTGACATGGTACGATAGCAAATCCAGCGTAGAGCATTCCTTACGCGATTGCCAATCCACGAGCAGAGTCCTCCAGCTCTTGTCACGAGTGAGCACCAGTGCTTCAAATGATCAGTGCACAGATTGTTAAGGAGAAATTCAAACAGATGCTTGTTAAAAGGTAGCACACGCACCTTTGGGAAGAATACATGACCCTCACATAAATTACCATCGCATTCCCTCGAGTTGAGCATtataatatgtacatatatggcATACTTTCTCATCCAAATTGATTCCCCAAAactcaatgaaatattcatttgtactcaaaaaaaaaaattctcctgaaATTGCGAAACGAATCTCCATTGAaaattggattaaaaaaaagcaaggCAACGGGCTTTGATCGGAAAAGTCATGTGTATAGTTCACCAGACTGAAACAATCATACCTCTCAATCGCCCAAATGAGTCAGTGCACTCCCCACGTCTTGAGTGGTTTTCATTTTGTAGTAAACAAAAGCGACCGTGAAAATTCTATGGGGACTCGTACAGAGCTCGTACATGATTATAGTAAAGCATGAGACCACAATCCGGATGACTAATTTATCTCTCATTCACAATTAGCGCTCACGATTAGTATAATTGGAATTCCATTTGTAAGATTGTGATAGCAATAGAGCAGTTTATTTGTAAACTGAACCATATATTTCAAATGTGTGGTGAAGCTCTTATTTCGAAGAAAATGCTTTGACTATCTCTTCGCTCTACATTCTCTTCTtatctttggaattttttattgtctttttttgaGTTGTTGTAATCACAAACAAAGAGATTACAAGAAGTCTTTagatttggatttttttagcttagaacatcaaaaagaaaatataagatttatgaatattttgctTCTAAAATTCACTTCAACAAAAGTTAGAGAATAATACAGTCATTGCCCATATAACGAATGTAGAATTgtcaatttaacaaattagATATGGGCGTATGATCAAATGACAAATTATCACCTCGCTTCTTTTGCTCTTTTCGAGGTGGAAACTTTCCAAAATTACCCAAGTGTTCCCTGTGTGGATTGTGGAGACACTTTCTAAATATTTACCGACTAGCACTGACTCATTGAGAGAACCACCAATGTTCCCATATGGTTCGTGCCTACCACACACGAATTACTTTTCTCAccaaaatgagtttttttgtgtgtaggaaagaaattattcagcCCAAATGGGTCATATAAAATGCTTGTTCATTTGAATGAAGCAATATAAGGGCCAAGAAACCTCATTAgtaattgcaaataatttacatATGCTTTGGTCATAAATTGGGTCAAGATGCGGCTAATGAATGATGAAAAGTGCATTATCATTGATAAAAGGATATTATAGAGTCCACGGTGGGTGACCTCCATTCAAGTAGGAAACATACGTAAAACCATCTTTGCTTTTCCCCCGGATGGAGTAGTAGAAAGGCAGGAACGAGTGGAGAATAAACCTAAAGAGgtcaaatggaattaaaaaaaaacttcttgaatAAGGAAGCTTTGTCATTTTACCCTCGGCTTTCATAGAAGAGTATCGCTGGTTGATTCGTAGTGAGtacatgaagaaaaattgctttgaCTTTGTACCTCTCGGCTGTAGTCAGGTGGTTGATAAGCGAATCAAGTAGGAGTGATCCAATGCCATTCCTTCGGTGCTTCTTGTGGACACCCAATGAAAGGATGTATCCAACTTCGGAATTCTTTCC is part of the Lutzomyia longipalpis isolate SR_M1_2022 chromosome 3, ASM2433408v1 genome and harbors:
- the LOC129792804 gene encoding protein cueball, yielding MRIFTKILLTCILYISFFSNIISSESSSWEFAVTTKNKIIFYDRNWVELTTAAQQFGGLSAIVYDETEDNIFFNDQEQDKGSIFLLKLSDGDENHIVRKLVQKVQDEHIQGIAYDPLDRALYWTDAKNHRIYRATYAEDGSISTPSVFMQFTEEIPRGIAVDVCRRKLYWTNSNYMNGSIERASLTGEKREVLITDVHMPMGIAIDYFTDKMFWLDNKAGNHYSVESASLTGSHREALVTSLYNSPVNLVVDRDNIYWTEFYQESVWKVPKTAYGADKATKVLANFTSTPRGIILKTDFLQNHMNNPLCRKVIKEIRQRLNPQNVSVENNTQNTTTENLSKSQVTRSPMEHHCLNQGIPNAVSGRCMCQNGFTGVYCEVPLCYNYCVHGKCFLSETGYAECKCDPGFGGDRCERDVCTGFCLNGGRCTLENSVPVCQCSSLYSGRHCEVMKSGEEICRNFCESGFVYPDLPWNMPQVCGDCSDNSTQNLSQFPEHHEGELEDDKKIKIIWFILVSVILTVLFLLNVICFFMWRFQKPMRPKIKKTYVVRKNLTPLTCRPSGAEQQCEITIENCCNMNVCDTPCFDPKALQEEMQKESRKEDKKKLLRHMVDTNGDLY
- the LOC129792813 gene encoding N-alpha-acetyltransferase 60 isoform X1, with translation MAQFTWHPKHSHNGHPSDSAARSSDFNVRLCSTTDVQLRFLCPDDLEEVRTLCLDWFPIDYPLSWYQDITSSERFFALACVYNFSIIGLIVAEIKPYTILNYEDRGILPESMGKNSEVGYILSLGVHKKHRRNGIGSLLLDSLINHLTTAERYKVKAIFLHVLTTNQPAILFYESRGFILHSFLPFYYSIRGKSKDGFTYVSYLNGGHPPWTLYDHLKHWCSLVTRAGGLCSWIGNRVRNALRWICYRTMSRQQLMSAMQQNEPVNNATKRIGVKGV
- the LOC129792813 gene encoding N-alpha-acetyltransferase 60 isoform X2 encodes the protein MAQFTWHPKHSHNGHPSDSAARSSDFNVRLCSTTDVQLRFLCPDDLEEVRTLCLDWFPIDYPLSWYQDITSSERFFALACVYNFSIIGLIVAEIKPYTILNYEDRGILPESMGKNSEVGYILSLGVHKKHRRNGIGSLLLDSLINHLTTAERYKVKAIFLHVLTTNQPAILFYESRGFILHSFLPFYYSIRGKSKDGFTYVSYLNGGHPPWTLYDHLKHWCSLVTRAGGLCSWIGNRVRNALRWICYRTMSSITGNN